The following proteins are encoded in a genomic region of Nicotiana sylvestris chromosome 4, ASM39365v2, whole genome shotgun sequence:
- the LOC104232887 gene encoding UPF0481 protein At3g47200-like: MSRQDNEDMHQRIIPKIPSFMRLKKSDEYDPKVMSLGPYHHGKKELEFVEDFKPKALQMFIEGSDKDYDFFLEKILEEIERAKSCYLEEFTSKYHDCDFARMMLLDACFVLMDIEIVTEFSKSWEKKCSFTKEHLGVAGYCAAVHDLYLLENQVPFWILKLLFNLRYVKDYSISYDHQFEDIMQHYCSYLCFGDHRLYKQYWETEPPHLFEVFRRELIISGDNNKDDYLMQQRRHHQPPASSLSGSFSDIWKKKVQNIKKATNSQINSGCLGRYCCIRKKSHHKPKTPRCVFRSVIELKSKGIHFRRSPVNSFNCGAKFHSHCYYTELWLPPWYVSSVTKTALQNMIAYEICPNSVNHGDISVTSYISFMKALITSPNDVKELREKEIIINYLGSDEEVVQVFRSVNTYGIWGQSSFDEINLKIKEHFHSRARTWFAELVNAYFTSPWSLITLIAATFLLFLAMVQAFYASPLHNLHPSKKFRY, from the coding sequence ATGTCAAGACAAGATAATGAAGATATGCATCAACGAATAATACCAAAAATTCCATCATTCATGAGACTTAAGAAGAGCGATGAATATGATCCTAAAGTCATGTCATTGGGGCCTTACCACCATGGAAAAAAAGAGCTCGAATTTGTTGAAGATTTCAAGCCCAAGGCTCTACAAATGTTCATTGAAGGCAGTGATAAGGATTACGATTTCTTCCTCGAGAAAATTCTCGAGGAGATCGAACGTGCTAAAAGTTGTTACCTCGAAGAATTCACGAGCAAATATCACGACTGTGATTTTGCTCGAATGATGCTCCTTGACGCGTGCTTCGTGCTAATGGATATCGAGATAGTAACAGAGTTCTCAAAGTCATGGGAAAAGAAATGTTCTTTCACAAAAGAACATCTTGGTGTAGCAGGTTATTGTGCTGCTGTACATGACCTATATTTGCTTGAAAATCAGGTACCGTTTTGGATTCTCAAACTCTTGTTTAATTTGAGATATGTTAAAGATTATAGTATATCATATGATCATCAATTTGAGGATATAATGCAACACTATTGTTCTTATCTTTGTTTCGGAGATCATAGATTATACAAACAATATTGGGAAACAGAACCCCCTCACTTATTTGAAGTTTTCCGAAGAGAACTAATTATCTCTGGTGACAACAATAAAGATGATTATCTTATGCAACAACGTCGTCATCATCAGCCCCCTGCCTCTAGCCTCAGTGGATCATTTAGTGATATATGGAAAAAAAAAGTACAAAACATTAAAAAAGCTACTAATTCGCAAATTAATTCAGGGTGCTTAGGTCGATATTGCTGTATAAGGAAAAAAAGTCATCACAAACCAAAAACACCACGATGTGTGTTTCGTTCAGTGATCGAGCTGAAATCAAAGGGCATTCATTTCAGGCGTAGCCCTGTGAATTCTTTCAATTGTGGTGCAAAGTTTCACTCTCATTGTTACTATACAGAACTTTGGCTTCCGCCTTGGTACGTTTCATCGGTTACTAAAACAGCTCTGCAGAATATGATAGCTTATGAAATTTGTCCGAATAGCGTAAACCATGGGGATATTTCTGTGACATCTTACATAAGTTTTATGAAAGCACTTATTACATCACCAAATGATGTGAAAGAGCTACGAGAAAAGGAGATTATAATCAATTATTTGGGAAGTGATGAAGAAGTTGTACAAGTTTTCAGATCAGTAAACACTTATGGGATATGGGGTCAATCTAGCTTTGATGAAATcaatttgaaaatcaaagagcACTTTCACAGCAGGGCCAGGACTTGGTTTGCTGAATTGGTAAATGCTTATTTTACAAGTCCTTGGTCTCTAATCACTTTGATTGCTGCTACTTTCCTCCTTTTTCTTGCTATGGTCCAGGCCTTCTATGCATCTCCATTACATAATTTACATCCTTCTAAAAAATTCCGATATTGA